From one Rhopalosiphum padi isolate XX-2018 chromosome 2, ASM2088224v1, whole genome shotgun sequence genomic stretch:
- the LOC132923319 gene encoding sentrin-specific protease 2-like isoform X1, with translation MKGNLRSINFCTAAKLKMTSIKVENRDMDTTKDTTINSETSLDYYECLNDIYINKYMDLITQRSANEVYVFDTFFFTAFSEKGFSSVYHWTKNINIFSKKKLMIPIYTKEENRWSLVYVDMTKEKMIYYDKFGKNNSKHMRLIMKYLKLEHFLRNGVFLKTFFIQIPSSIFSSNVFFDCGLFICVIAEHLSRNARLLFSLTDMKRFHKQIVCDVKDDNISFLISSYNT, from the exons atgaaag gtaacttacgatcaattaatttttgtacagCAGCTAAGTTAAAAATGACATCAATTAAG gtTGAGAACAGAGATATGGATACAACCAAAGATACAACAATAAATTCTGAAACAAGTTTGGACTACTATGAATGtctaaatgatatatatattaataaatatatggatCTAATCACACAACGTTCCGCAAATGAAGTATATGTGTtcgatactttttttttcactgcCTTTTCTGAAAAGGGATTTTCAAGTGTTTATCATtggacaaaaaatattaatatattctcaaaaaaaaaattgatgatcCCTATTTATACCAAAGAAGAAAATCGCTGGAGCTTAGTGTATGTTGATATGACAAaagaaaaaatgatatattatgataaatttggaaaaaataattccAAACACATgagattaataatgaaatatttgaaattagaacATTTTTTGAGGAATGGAGTgtttcttaaaacatttttcatccAAATTCCTTCAAGTATATTTAGTTCTAATGTTTTTTTTGACTGTGGATTGTTTATTTGTGTTATTGCAGAACATCTATCTAGAAATGCGCGGTTGCTTTTTTCTCTTACAGACATGAAGAGATTCCATAAACAAATAGTATGTGATGTGAAAGATGACAATATCTCATTCTTAATCTCAAGttacaatacttaa
- the LOC132923319 gene encoding sentrin-specific protease 1-like isoform X2 has product MKGNLRSINFCTAAKLKMTSIKVENRDMDTTKDTTINSETSLDYYECLNDIYINKYMDLITQRSANEVYVFDTFFFTAFSEKGFSSVYHWTKNINIFSKKKLMIPIYTKEENRWSLVYVDMTKEKMIYYDKFGKNNSKHMRLIMKYLKLEHFLRNGVFLKTFFIQIPSKHLSRNARLLFSLTDMKRFHKQIVCDVKDDNISFLISSYNT; this is encoded by the exons atgaaag gtaacttacgatcaattaatttttgtacagCAGCTAAGTTAAAAATGACATCAATTAAG gtTGAGAACAGAGATATGGATACAACCAAAGATACAACAATAAATTCTGAAACAAGTTTGGACTACTATGAATGtctaaatgatatatatattaataaatatatggatCTAATCACACAACGTTCCGCAAATGAAGTATATGTGTtcgatactttttttttcactgcCTTTTCTGAAAAGGGATTTTCAAGTGTTTATCATtggacaaaaaatattaatatattctcaaaaaaaaaattgatgatcCCTATTTATACCAAAGAAGAAAATCGCTGGAGCTTAGTGTATGTTGATATGACAAaagaaaaaatgatatattatgataaatttggaaaaaataattccAAACACATgagattaataatgaaatatttgaaattagaacATTTTTTGAGGAATGGAGTgtttcttaaaacatttttcatccAAATTCCTTCAA AACATCTATCTAGAAATGCGCGGTTGCTTTTTTCTCTTACAGACATGAAGAGATTCCATAAACAAATAGTATGTGATGTGAAAGATGACAATATCTCATTCTTAATCTCAAGttacaatacttaa
- the LOC132923319 gene encoding sentrin-specific protease 3-like isoform X3 encodes MKGNLRSINFCTAAKLKMTSIKVENRDMDTTKDTTINSETSLDYYECLNDIYINKYMDLITQRSANEVYVFDTFFFTAFSEKGFSSVYHWTKNINIFSKKKLMIPIYTKEENRWSLVTSI; translated from the exons atgaaag gtaacttacgatcaattaatttttgtacagCAGCTAAGTTAAAAATGACATCAATTAAG gtTGAGAACAGAGATATGGATACAACCAAAGATACAACAATAAATTCTGAAACAAGTTTGGACTACTATGAATGtctaaatgatatatatattaataaatatatggatCTAATCACACAACGTTCCGCAAATGAAGTATATGTGTtcgatactttttttttcactgcCTTTTCTGAAAAGGGATTTTCAAGTGTTTATCATtggacaaaaaatattaatatattctcaaaaaaaaaattgatgatcCCTATTTATACCAAAGAAGAAAATCGCTGGAGCTTAGT AACATCTATCTAG